In Paenibacillus hexagrammi, the following are encoded in one genomic region:
- a CDS encoding Calx-beta domain-containing protein, giving the protein MQKTNNGWVAYIRIDNSQKKDSWDVGNRELWIHSPDGTEQKVAEHIYGLVTLSNNGDIAYMKGNFYENTGKLYVSNQIMGQRRGEVRIPFTTTNLFPIDGQWMGATTFNQVYRINTDQPDPEILFVSPKDGQYTYSDTLTIVVGLKLSDAGIDPASILVKLDDIQVPAEYVSGSSHIIVQTDSLDPSTEHKISIDLKDRNGYRMDHSEHQFSILMGDPSKNYYVALGDSLAAGMTPTKSIDFGYPSYISNYLFHKDALYGTNTNFIVPGYTSSQILADIQNNALDWPGGSDIKGHLARAQIVTIDAGTNEFLQALETNQYQLSPEQAKQLIDSVSGNMSQIVAQIKSLNPAVQVYVMGYYDALHNAPFTDIQKIGILQVLDGLNDAVSQAVQAKGGLFVPVKDAIADDYNLNLPTTDIHPSLKGYQVIADEFKKFIQPQLLWSEHQIISTKEITESSLKLQWAPAGRETVSYSVYKDGQNIATLPSNMNEFDVNGLKTNTTYEFSVEASSDHQHWSKNGPKITAKTVKGPFDLDTTGPIISNVEPTDGMAVTISSPIISAKLIDENSGINTDSIRVNLDGNAVQAKYDLSIKTVIAETYGLANGKHHLEIYTEDRAGNVSFSSTVFLKKDPEPIGKLQFSSILTKTDESSGTVTATVYRSGGSRGEITVRYTTKDRSAVAGQDYLSSSGQLHFADGEMKKTIQVKIVNDTVRESLETLYLGLYAPSDKAILGADTGTTFIIRDDD; this is encoded by the coding sequence TTGCAAAAAACAAATAACGGATGGGTTGCTTATATTCGCATCGATAACAGCCAAAAGAAGGATAGTTGGGATGTTGGCAATCGAGAGTTATGGATTCATTCTCCTGATGGAACCGAACAAAAAGTAGCTGAACATATCTATGGTTTAGTTACTCTCTCGAACAACGGAGATATAGCTTATATGAAGGGCAATTTCTATGAAAATACGGGAAAGCTCTATGTCAGTAATCAAATAATGGGACAAAGACGAGGGGAAGTCCGAATTCCATTTACCACAACAAACCTGTTCCCGATAGACGGTCAATGGATGGGGGCGACAACGTTTAATCAAGTTTATAGAATCAATACGGATCAGCCAGATCCGGAAATTCTTTTTGTTAGCCCCAAAGATGGGCAATACACTTATTCGGATACTCTAACAATAGTAGTTGGATTAAAGTTAAGTGATGCGGGGATCGACCCGGCATCAATTCTTGTGAAGCTGGATGACATCCAGGTACCAGCCGAGTATGTAAGTGGGTCTTCTCATATAATCGTTCAGACCGATAGCTTGGATCCAAGTACAGAACATAAAATAAGCATTGATCTCAAGGATAGAAATGGATACCGTATGGATCATTCAGAACATCAGTTCAGTATTTTGATGGGTGATCCCTCAAAAAATTATTATGTAGCGCTTGGTGACTCTTTAGCTGCGGGTATGACACCAACAAAATCAATAGATTTCGGTTATCCTAGTTATATTTCCAATTATTTGTTCCATAAGGACGCTTTGTATGGAACCAATACAAACTTCATAGTTCCTGGCTACACATCGAGTCAGATATTGGCTGATATTCAAAATAATGCTCTTGATTGGCCGGGTGGATCGGATATAAAGGGTCATTTAGCTAGAGCTCAGATTGTGACTATTGATGCAGGTACTAATGAATTCTTGCAGGCTTTAGAGACGAATCAATATCAATTAAGTCCGGAACAAGCAAAGCAGCTCATTGATTCTGTATCGGGAAATATGAGCCAGATTGTGGCTCAAATTAAGTCACTGAATCCTGCCGTGCAAGTTTATGTTATGGGTTATTATGATGCCCTCCATAATGCCCCTTTTACAGACATCCAAAAGATCGGGATCTTGCAAGTATTGGATGGTTTAAATGATGCGGTTTCTCAAGCCGTACAGGCAAAGGGTGGTTTATTCGTACCGGTGAAAGATGCGATTGCGGATGATTATAACTTGAATCTGCCGACAACGGATATTCATCCAAGTTTAAAGGGATATCAAGTGATTGCTGATGAGTTTAAGAAATTTATTCAACCTCAACTGCTCTGGTCTGAACATCAAATTATCAGTACAAAGGAAATAACAGAATCAAGTCTTAAACTGCAATGGGCACCTGCAGGAAGAGAAACGGTATCATACAGTGTGTATAAAGACGGTCAAAACATAGCTACACTTCCAAGTAATATGAATGAATTTGATGTAAACGGGTTGAAGACAAATACTACGTATGAATTTAGTGTCGAAGCTAGTAGTGATCATCAGCATTGGTCAAAAAATGGACCTAAGATCACTGCAAAAACTGTAAAAGGTCCTTTTGATTTAGACACCACAGGACCAATTATCAGTAATGTTGAACCAACAGACGGAATGGCAGTAACTATATCATCGCCTATAATATCAGCTAAACTAATTGATGAGAATTCTGGGATTAATACGGATTCCATTCGAGTCAATTTGGATGGGAATGCTGTTCAGGCTAAATATGACTTATCCATAAAGACGGTAATAGCTGAAACTTATGGTCTGGCAAACGGAAAACATCATCTGGAAATCTATACCGAAGATCGAGCAGGAAATGTATCGTTCTCATCAACCGTATTCCTCAAAAAGGATCCAGAACCTATAGGGAAATTACAGTTCAGTTCTATTTTAACCAAAACTGACGAGAGCTCGGGCACAGTGACTGCCACTGTATATCGCAGCGGGGGGAGTCGCGGAGAAATAACAGTTAGATATACAACTAAAGACAGGTCAGCCGTAGCAGGGCAAGATTATCTTTCTTCATCAGGCCAGCTGCATTTCGCAGATGGTGAGATGAAGAAAACGATTCAAGTTAAAATCGTGAATGATACCGTAAGAGAATCATTAGAAACATTATACCTAGGTTTATATGCTCCTTCAGATAAAGCGATATTAGGGGCAGATACGGGGACCACATTTATCATTAGGGATGATGATTAA
- the bglB gene encoding beta-galactosidase BglB: protein MNQPSVEKVIEQVIAQMKHLKSPIEETCPIGIVSMDNWEWPQGVGLHSMYLYYRSTKRMEILQELVEWYDGQMVKGLPPKNVNTMCPMLTLTYLYEETGREDYLALCREWVGYVMKEMPRTEEGGIQHVVSGQLNEGELWDDTLYMTVLFIARMGVIVKEDSLVQESIRQFLLHLKYLTDRRTGLFFHGWTFQGRHHFAEALWARGNSWYTAGLVDYLDMVTLPDGVKSVLLTALESQVRTLANLQSAEGMWHTLLNDQTSYVETSATAAFAYGILKAIRKGYLSTEFMDTGIKAWHAVVKQIDANGIVRGVSYGTGMGRTLQEYKDIPICPMPYGQSMALLMLVEGLEHQLTL from the coding sequence TTGAATCAGCCATCTGTAGAAAAGGTCATCGAGCAAGTTATTGCTCAAATGAAGCACTTAAAAAGTCCCATCGAAGAAACATGTCCAATTGGTATCGTCTCCATGGATAACTGGGAATGGCCCCAAGGCGTAGGGCTTCATTCCATGTACTTATACTATCGGAGTACGAAACGGATGGAAATTTTGCAAGAACTTGTAGAGTGGTACGACGGCCAAATGGTTAAAGGACTTCCTCCGAAAAACGTAAATACGATGTGTCCGATGTTAACGCTGACCTATTTGTATGAGGAGACGGGAAGGGAAGATTATTTGGCATTGTGTCGTGAATGGGTTGGTTATGTCATGAAGGAGATGCCACGTACTGAGGAGGGGGGTATACAGCATGTGGTATCCGGTCAATTAAATGAAGGTGAACTTTGGGATGATACACTTTACATGACTGTTTTGTTTATTGCAAGGATGGGTGTGATTGTAAAGGAAGACAGTTTGGTGCAAGAAAGTATTCGCCAATTTTTGTTGCATTTGAAGTATTTAACGGACCGCAGGACAGGGCTGTTTTTTCACGGATGGACTTTCCAAGGACGTCATCATTTTGCTGAAGCTTTATGGGCGAGGGGGAATTCCTGGTACACAGCAGGTCTCGTAGATTACCTGGACATGGTTACTCTTCCGGATGGAGTGAAGTCAGTGCTGCTCACCGCCTTGGAATCGCAGGTTCGCACATTGGCTAACCTGCAGTCGGCAGAAGGGATGTGGCATACATTACTCAATGATCAGACATCATACGTTGAGACTTCAGCTACTGCCGCATTCGCGTACGGAATACTGAAGGCGATTCGTAAAGGTTACCTGTCTACGGAATTTATGGATACGGGGATAAAAGCGTGGCATGCTGTTGTAAAGCAAATTGATGCGAACGGCATTGTAAGAGGCGTTTCGTACGGAACCGGAATGGGACGAACGCTGCAAGAATATAAAGACATTCCTATCTGCCCTATGCCTTATGGACAATCTATGGCTTTATTGATGCTAGTGGAAGGACTGGAACATCAATTAACTTTATAG
- a CDS encoding RCC1 domain-containing protein, whose product MVELKPSFSDQGVGGSHSLLLYSDGTVRSMGINNFGQLGIGDTQNYSTPQYVAGLNSVVAVSSGTTFSMALKTDGTVWGWGDNSSGQLGDGTRSRRTRPVQVIGLSNVIAISSSNAHSLALKSDGTVWGWGNNGSGEIGDGTIINKVKPVLVANLPDVTAITCGNYHSVALKSDGTVWVWGNNIFSQLGDGTNVNQNKPQQVPGISNIVSINAGIGHTLALDSSGFVWAWGDNSSGQLGDGTKSKRTTVVKVRDMSNIIEVGACAYSSYALSNDGKVWAWGNNGTGQLGIGTESVSYSLIPKDVLHDAIDISIESNHWFALLRDHSVWGCGKNEFGQLGDGTTLKKISPFALPLVPSIAY is encoded by the coding sequence ATGGTGGAATTAAAGCCTAGTTTCAGCGATCAAGGTGTTGGAGGAAGCCACAGTTTGCTCCTGTACTCCGATGGTACAGTAAGGTCCATGGGAATCAATAATTTCGGTCAACTGGGAATTGGGGACACTCAAAATTATAGTACCCCACAATATGTAGCGGGCCTGAATAGTGTCGTAGCTGTGAGCTCGGGTACCACCTTCTCAATGGCTCTTAAAACAGATGGAACGGTATGGGGATGGGGCGACAACAGTTCTGGTCAACTTGGAGATGGCACTAGGAGCAGAAGAACAAGGCCAGTACAAGTAATAGGGCTTTCAAATGTAATTGCGATTAGTTCAAGCAATGCGCACTCCTTGGCTTTAAAATCTGACGGAACAGTCTGGGGATGGGGTAACAACGGCTCAGGTGAGATCGGAGATGGAACTATCATCAATAAAGTTAAACCTGTACTCGTTGCCAACCTTCCTGATGTTACAGCAATTACTTGTGGGAATTATCATTCCGTTGCTCTTAAGTCAGACGGTACGGTGTGGGTATGGGGCAACAATATATTTTCTCAATTGGGAGACGGAACTAATGTTAATCAGAACAAGCCGCAGCAAGTTCCGGGGATTTCAAATATTGTGTCAATCAATGCTGGTATAGGACACACATTGGCTTTAGACTCAAGTGGATTTGTATGGGCTTGGGGGGATAATAGTTCCGGTCAGCTCGGAGACGGAACCAAGAGCAAGAGGACAACTGTTGTTAAAGTTAGGGATATGTCTAACATTATTGAGGTTGGTGCATGTGCATACAGTTCTTATGCACTAAGTAATGATGGAAAAGTTTGGGCATGGGGAAACAATGGTACAGGGCAACTAGGAATTGGTACAGAGTCCGTCAGTTATAGTTTGATCCCTAAAGATGTCTTGCATGATGCCATTGACATTAGTATTGAGTCGAATCATTGGTTTGCTTTACTAAGGGACCACTCGGTTTGGGGATGCGGCAAAAACGAGTTTGGACAATTAGGAGACGGCACCACCCTTAAAAAAATTTCCCCTTTTGCTTTACCTTTAGTCCCTTCTATTGCTTATTAA
- the istB gene encoding IS21-like element helper ATPase IstB, with product MRNDLTELCRQLRLAHVVEYVVQQQDERTQELVEQLLLAEREGRRRAKLGKLVQQAGFPHLKTFEGYVKDHITFPAGCTLDILLDMTWLERRENLLLMGAVGTGKTHMATALGVEACRRGHAVQFSRASDLVAILQEKFAAGTLSRFREKLRKMDLIILDEVGYVPFSQTGSELLFNVIADCYEQQSVIVTSNLEFGQWTSIFGDTKLTSALVDRLVHHAHILSFGGESFRFKQAMERIPQ from the coding sequence GTGAGAAATGATCTGACAGAACTATGCCGGCAGCTCCGCCTGGCTCATGTGGTAGAATATGTCGTTCAACAGCAAGACGAACGCACACAGGAATTAGTGGAACAGCTGTTATTGGCCGAGAGAGAAGGCAGACGACGGGCAAAACTAGGGAAACTTGTCCAACAGGCAGGCTTCCCCCATTTGAAGACCTTTGAGGGGTATGTGAAAGACCATATTACGTTTCCTGCTGGTTGTACGCTCGACATATTGTTGGATATGACATGGTTAGAAAGACGAGAAAACTTGCTGTTGATGGGTGCGGTCGGAACAGGTAAAACCCATATGGCCACTGCTCTGGGGGTGGAGGCTTGCAGGCGAGGGCATGCGGTACAATTCTCTCGAGCTTCAGACCTTGTGGCGATCCTGCAAGAGAAGTTCGCAGCAGGCACGCTGAGTCGCTTTCGAGAGAAGCTAAGGAAAATGGATCTAATTATCTTGGACGAGGTAGGTTATGTCCCTTTTAGCCAAACGGGGTCGGAGCTACTGTTTAACGTCATTGCCGATTGTTATGAACAGCAGAGCGTGATCGTGACCTCCAATTTAGAATTCGGTCAATGGACCTCGATATTTGGGGACACGAAGCTCACCTCTGCGCTTGTTGATCGCCTGGTACACCACGCGCATATCCTGTCTTTTGGTGGTGAGAGTTTCCGATTCAAACAAGCTATGGAGCGAATTCCGCAGTAA